Proteins encoded by one window of Chloroflexota bacterium:
- a CDS encoding NAD(P)H-dependent oxidoreductase — protein sequence MKVSVILGHPNKSSFNHAIAGVTIGTLKGKGHEVCFHDLYDEKFDPVLPMEEIPSDAPLPPEIEKYCSEIAEADGIVVVHPNWWGQPPAIIKGWIDRVIRPGVAYEFLGGDKGEGVPNGLLRAKVAVVFNTSNTSTEREHAVFSDPLETLWKNCLFGLCGVPSFYRRVFGVVVISTEEQRRKWLQEVRESVGRYFP from the coding sequence ATGAAAGTATCAGTGATTTTGGGACATCCCAACAAATCAAGCTTTAATCATGCAATTGCAGGCGTAACGATAGGCACACTTAAGGGGAAAGGTCATGAAGTATGCTTCCATGATCTATATGACGAGAAATTTGATCCAGTATTGCCGATGGAGGAGATCCCCAGCGATGCTCCATTGCCTCCTGAAATCGAAAAGTATTGCAGTGAGATTGCTGAAGCAGACGGAATAGTAGTCGTTCATCCGAATTGGTGGGGTCAACCACCGGCGATAATAAAAGGATGGATTGACAGGGTCATCCGTCCGGGTGTCGCTTATGAGTTCTTGGGAGGAGATAAAGGGGAAGGGGTCCCAAATGGTCTGCTGAGAGCGAAAGTTGCCGTGGTATTTAACACCTCAAATACATCAACAGAAAGGGAACATGCAGTTTTCTCTGATCCACTTGAGACACTCTGGAAGAATTGTCTATTTGGTCTATGTGGTGTCCCCAGCTTCTATCGGAGGGTGTTTGGAGTTGTTGTTATCAGCACCGAAGAGCAGAGAAGAAAGTGGCTCCAGGAGGTTCGAGAATCAGTGGGCAGGTACTTTCCGTAA
- the mnmE gene encoding tRNA uridine-5-carboxymethylaminomethyl(34) synthesis GTPase MnmE — translation MYQDTIAAISTPLGEGGVGIVRLSGTGARRIAEAVFRGKLANRRLSYGHIVDPETSEVIDEVLVSYMAAPHTYTREDVVEINCHGGPLPLQHILKLALYHGARLAHPGEFTLRAFLNGRIDLAQAESVLDIVRARTDASLRLAIQGLEGRLSVAIKTIRSKLMSVLAYLTARIDFPEDEIEPQEVIRPLNEALQSLQELLSTADTGMVYRLGVRTAIVGRPNVGKSSLLNQLLREDRSIVTPVPGTTRDTIEEVSNIDGVPFILVDTAGIIHSQDIVESLGVARSQKAIEQADLVLAVIDMSQPITKTDKEILDLIGNKTALIVANKYDLPHQAKPDELGREVVFISALSGDGIAQLEERMVRIALGGKVFVSDAPIVNNPRHKDALERAGRGLIQALSDIDSGMPDDFVTIDLTAALNALGEITGETVQEDLLETIFSNFCIGK, via the coding sequence ATGTACCAGGATACCATCGCTGCCATATCCACACCTTTAGGTGAAGGTGGTGTGGGGATTGTCCGCCTCAGCGGCACCGGGGCTCGCCGCATTGCGGAGGCTGTCTTCCGAGGCAAGCTTGCCAACCGCCGCCTTAGCTATGGACACATTGTCGACCCTGAAACCAGCGAGGTGATAGATGAGGTGCTGGTCTCTTATATGGCCGCACCTCATACATATACCAGAGAGGATGTGGTGGAGATCAACTGCCATGGGGGGCCCTTACCCCTTCAGCACATACTGAAACTGGCGCTGTACCACGGAGCAAGGCTGGCCCATCCCGGCGAGTTCACATTGAGGGCCTTCCTTAACGGCAGGATAGATCTGGCTCAGGCTGAGTCAGTCCTGGATATAGTCCGTGCCAGGACTGATGCTAGCCTGCGGCTGGCTATCCAGGGACTCGAGGGTCGCCTCTCCGTAGCCATCAAGACCATTCGTAGCAAATTAATGTCAGTCCTGGCCTATCTCACCGCCAGAATAGATTTCCCTGAAGATGAGATAGAACCACAGGAAGTAATTCGACCATTAAATGAAGCCCTGCAAAGCCTGCAAGAGCTACTCTCCACTGCGGATACCGGCATGGTCTATCGCTTGGGCGTGAGGACCGCTATCGTAGGGCGACCCAACGTGGGCAAGTCAAGCCTGCTGAACCAGCTTCTCCGCGAAGACCGCTCTATTGTCACCCCTGTCCCCGGAACCACCCGGGACACCATAGAAGAGGTGTCAAATATAGATGGCGTTCCTTTTATCCTGGTGGATACTGCTGGAATTATCCATAGCCAGGATATTGTAGAATCCCTGGGAGTAGCACGCAGCCAAAAGGCCATAGAGCAGGCTGACCTTGTTCTTGCAGTCATTGATATGAGTCAGCCGATAACAAAGACCGACAAAGAGATATTGGATCTCATAGGCAACAAGACAGCTTTAATAGTGGCCAATAAGTATGATTTGCCCCACCAGGCCAAGCCTGATGAATTAGGACGGGAGGTAGTCTTTATCTCAGCCCTTTCGGGGGATGGTATCGCCCAACTCGAGGAAAGGATGGTCAGGATAGCCCTCGGGGGAAAGGTTTTTGTCTCTGATGCCCCCATTGTGAACAATCCTCGCCACAAAGATGCCCTGGAAAGAGCCGGGAGAGGTCTAATCCAGGCCTTGTCAGATATCGATTCAGGTATGCCTGACGACTTCGTCACCATTGATCTGACTGCCGCCCTCAATGCCCTCGGAGAGATCACCGGCGAGACAGTTCAGGAAGACCTCCTGGAGACTATTTTCAGCAACTTCTGCATCGGCAAATAG
- the secG gene encoding preprotein translocase subunit SecG, which translates to METYFDIAQIILAVVLIAVILLQVRGGGLGGIFGQPDSTFRTRRGLEKALFRFTIVLVLIFVVLSILSLRLT; encoded by the coding sequence GTGGAAACCTATTTTGACATCGCGCAGATAATACTTGCCGTAGTACTGATCGCGGTTATCTTACTTCAGGTAAGAGGGGGAGGACTGGGGGGCATCTTTGGACAACCTGACTCTACGTTCCGCACCAGAAGAGGGCTTGAAAAGGCGCTGTTCCGATTCACCATTGTCTTGGTGTTGATTTTTGTTGTCCTTTCCATACTTAGCCTCAGGCTGACCTAG
- a CDS encoding sigma-70 family RNA polymerase sigma factor yields the protein MQREGNLVRRAQGQDPEAFGRLYEEHFDRIYRYIVLRVRNQADAEDLTQEVFLKALDYIGSYRCKGMPFSSWLFRIAHNQVVDHWKKKSREKARVIPLDEIDEARTLPSGDPAMLAEQKLSLEQLAAACERLSDGQREVISLRFAGGLSVAEAARVMGKSEGAVKVLQYAALMKLRRILGSSEEESDD from the coding sequence GTGCAACGGGAAGGGAATTTAGTACGCCGGGCTCAAGGGCAGGATCCGGAGGCCTTCGGACGGCTCTATGAGGAGCACTTCGACAGGATATATCGGTATATTGTGCTCAGGGTGAGAAACCAGGCAGATGCTGAGGATTTGACCCAGGAGGTCTTCCTCAAGGCCCTGGATTATATCGGTTCCTATCGCTGTAAGGGGATGCCCTTTTCCTCCTGGCTTTTCCGGATAGCCCATAATCAGGTGGTAGATCATTGGAAGAAGAAGAGCAGGGAGAAGGCCAGGGTGATTCCTTTGGATGAGATTGACGAAGCAAGAACGTTGCCTTCGGGTGACCCCGCAATGCTTGCCGAGCAGAAACTCAGCCTAGAACAGCTAGCTGCAGCTTGCGAGCGGCTTTCTGATGGACAGCGGGAGGTTATCTCCCTGCGCTTTGCTGGTGGATTGTCTGTAGCAGAGGCAGCCAGGGTCATGGGTAAGAGTGAGGGAGCAGTCAAGGTTCTGCAATATGCTGCACTGATGAAGCTGCGCCGAATCCTTGGCTCAAGTGAAGAAGAATCCGATGACTGA
- a CDS encoding SAM-dependent chlorinase/fluorinase, with protein sequence MERIVTLTTDFGTEDAYVAAMKGTILGINPSATLVDISHSIEPQNIAQGAFVLGTAYSYFPDGTIHMVIIDPEVGSQRRSIIVKTPKSIFVAPDNGVLSYILYHASPIGYHPEAQPKGLPPGLLAFEITNPIFWHHPVSSTFHGRDIFAPVVAHISLGVPLEEFGKTISSINVFPIPQPQVAESGDLIGHVLHIDRFGNIITDIQRESIPLGKFRLEIAGQRIDSLSSAYDQANSLLALIDSSGYLEVALKNSNAAHLLDVKIGDEVRIRKGQ encoded by the coding sequence GTGGAAAGAATCGTCACCCTGACCACAGATTTTGGCACCGAAGACGCCTATGTGGCAGCCATGAAAGGGACCATTCTGGGCATAAACCCCAGCGCCACACTGGTTGACATTTCCCACTCTATCGAGCCACAAAATATTGCCCAGGGCGCTTTCGTGCTGGGTACCGCCTACTCCTACTTCCCCGACGGTACTATCCATATGGTCATCATTGACCCTGAAGTAGGCAGCCAGCGCAGGTCGATTATCGTTAAGACCCCAAAGTCTATCTTTGTTGCCCCGGACAACGGTGTATTAAGCTACATTCTCTATCACGCTTCTCCAATAGGGTATCATCCCGAGGCACAACCCAAAGGACTGCCGCCTGGCCTGCTGGCATTCGAGATTACCAATCCAATATTCTGGCACCATCCGGTTAGCTCTACCTTTCACGGCCGCGACATATTCGCTCCAGTAGTTGCCCATATCTCCCTTGGTGTACCCCTTGAGGAATTCGGCAAGACCATCAGCTCTATTAACGTCTTTCCCATCCCTCAGCCGCAAGTTGCAGAAAGCGGAGACTTGATAGGCCACGTCCTCCACATCGACCGTTTTGGGAACATAATCACAGACATCCAGAGAGAAAGCATCCCTCTCGGCAAATTTCGCCTCGAGATCGCCGGGCAACGAATCGATTCACTAAGCTCAGCGTACGATCAGGCTAATAGCTTACTGGCTCTTATTGACAGCAGCGGATATCTGGAAGTAGCCCTAAAGAACAGCAACGCAGCTCACTTGCTTGATGTCAAAATCGGTGATGAAGTAAGGATAAGAAAAGGTCAATAA
- a CDS encoding MarR family transcriptional regulator, with translation MTTWVRLRQAAEAAMRAMEIELGKRQTTLAQTDVLLILSMSRVPMSPGEISSYVFREKHSVSALLSRMQRAGYVRKVRSKKDQRVVKIQIQPKGKELLDRALPVILGYARDILVARFSDKEIKQFDKYLKGLRDVALQELGTEARSVPPTIEWKTELVGHWKSVLKDYHTGPSKAGPATVAAKSK, from the coding sequence ATGACTACGTGGGTTCGGTTGCGCCAGGCCGCTGAAGCTGCGATGAGGGCTATGGAAATCGAGCTTGGCAAGCGGCAAACTACACTTGCCCAAACGGATGTTCTGCTCATCTTGAGCATGAGCAGAGTTCCTATGAGCCCCGGCGAGATATCCTCTTATGTGTTCCGGGAAAAACATAGTGTTTCTGCGCTGCTGTCTCGCATGCAGAGGGCTGGCTATGTTAGAAAGGTCAGGAGCAAGAAGGATCAGAGGGTGGTAAAGATACAGATACAGCCCAAAGGGAAAGAACTTCTTGACCGAGCACTGCCAGTCATATTGGGCTATGCCCGGGATATCCTGGTGGCCCGCTTCTCCGACAAAGAGATCAAGCAATTTGACAAGTATCTGAAGGGTTTGCGTGATGTTGCGTTGCAGGAGCTTGGAACTGAAGCAAGGTCTGTTCCACCTACTATTGAGTGGAAAACTGAGTTGGTAGGCCATTGGAAGAGTGTGTTAAAAGACTATCACACAGGCCCGAGTAAGGCTGGGCCTGCCACAGTTGCAGCAAAATCAAAGTAA
- a CDS encoding DUF5667 domain-containing protein gives MAERFGNILDECIERLLQGESVEHCLERYPEHAVQLEPLLRVAKATRETSSVEPRPEFKAQARYQIESLLHAKGQKAGPRRLPLVSWVPRWAVVVAAVFLAILLAGSGTVAASSSSLPGGTLYPVKTATERVWLSMTFSDTARARLQAKFADRRVAEMARMAERGYTEGMEELAARFSAHLKKIEELAARIRAANPEDEAKITALREILYRNMARDVAILQAAQGRAPLRARPAIELAKNKLMDRYEEALRALDNK, from the coding sequence ATGGCTGAGCGATTTGGGAATATTCTAGATGAATGCATAGAACGATTGCTCCAAGGGGAGAGTGTGGAGCACTGTCTGGAGCGCTATCCAGAGCATGCAGTGCAATTGGAGCCGCTGCTTCGAGTTGCCAAAGCAACTCGAGAGACGTCTTCTGTCGAGCCCCGGCCGGAGTTCAAGGCACAAGCCAGGTATCAGATTGAGTCGTTGCTCCATGCCAAGGGGCAGAAGGCTGGGCCGAGGAGGCTTCCTCTGGTTAGCTGGGTGCCTCGGTGGGCGGTTGTGGTGGCTGCTGTTTTTCTGGCGATTCTTCTGGCTGGCAGTGGCACGGTGGCTGCCTCCTCCAGCAGCCTCCCCGGCGGTACCCTCTACCCGGTGAAGACGGCAACTGAGCGGGTGTGGTTGAGTATGACCTTTTCAGATACTGCCAGAGCAAGGCTTCAGGCCAAATTTGCTGATCGGCGGGTTGCGGAGATGGCGAGGATGGCCGAGCGAGGCTATACCGAGGGAATGGAAGAACTGGCCGCGCGATTCAGTGCTCATCTGAAGAAAATAGAGGAGCTGGCTGCGCGCATAAGGGCAGCAAATCCAGAAGATGAGGCAAAGATTACTGCTCTGAGAGAAATCTTGTATCGCAATATGGCTCGGGATGTGGCTATTCTCCAGGCTGCACAAGGAAGAGCTCCATTGAGAGCAAGGCCTGCCATTGAACTGGCCAAGAATAAGTTAATGGATAGATACGAGGAGGCCCTTAGAGCTCTTGATAACAAATAG
- the gatB gene encoding Asp-tRNA(Asn)/Glu-tRNA(Gln) amidotransferase subunit GatB has translation MTYETIIGLEVHTQLLTRSKMFCRCSADYANAPPNTHVCPICLGMPGVLPTINRRAVEYTVMTALALNCTIPQFTKFDRKNYPYPDLMKGYQISQYDAPISVQGRILLETEGEKRQVNIRRVHLEEDVAKLVHRTSSFGESYSLIDVNRSGVPLMEIVTEPDLRSSEEARIFLMKLRTILQYLGVSTGNMEEGSFRCDANISIRPTGSPETFAKVEVKNMNSFKAVYRALEFEANRQRKVAEEGGRLAQETRGWVEEKGITQPQRSKESAHDYRYFPEPDLPPLILSPAWVEETKSSLPELPESRRDRFMSQYGLPLYDANILTNSKALADYFETCLRLSQDTPLEKRAKSVSNWLLGDFAHWLNSADIEIHQSKVAPGHLAELLDMTDRSIIGGPAAKKVFEEMFRTGKEPKEIATRLGLGQISDTSAVEQVVREIIAANTQAVVDFKAGKEQALTFLVGQAMRATRGRANPKLVSEILQKELEGV, from the coding sequence ATGACCTATGAAACCATCATCGGCCTGGAGGTTCATACTCAGCTGCTGACCCGGAGCAAGATGTTCTGCCGCTGTTCCGCAGATTACGCCAATGCTCCACCCAACACCCATGTTTGCCCCATCTGTTTGGGCATGCCAGGTGTATTACCTACCATCAACAGAAGGGCAGTAGAGTACACCGTAATGACTGCGTTAGCCCTGAACTGCACCATACCTCAATTCACCAAATTTGATCGTAAGAACTATCCCTATCCCGATCTCATGAAGGGATATCAGATTTCCCAATACGACGCCCCTATCAGCGTTCAGGGCCGGATATTGCTCGAAACCGAGGGGGAGAAGAGACAGGTGAATATCAGGCGGGTACATCTAGAGGAGGATGTGGCCAAATTAGTGCACCGCACCAGCTCCTTCGGAGAGTCCTATAGCCTGATCGATGTCAACCGCTCCGGGGTACCCTTGATGGAGATTGTCACCGAGCCTGATTTACGCTCATCCGAAGAGGCCAGAATCTTCCTTATGAAGCTGCGCACCATACTGCAGTACCTTGGAGTATCCACAGGAAACATGGAGGAAGGCAGCTTCAGGTGCGACGCCAACATAAGCATACGCCCAACAGGCTCGCCTGAAACCTTTGCCAAGGTCGAAGTGAAGAATATGAACAGCTTCAAGGCAGTCTACCGCGCCCTTGAGTTCGAGGCCAACCGTCAGAGAAAAGTAGCCGAGGAGGGAGGTCGCCTGGCCCAAGAAACCAGGGGGTGGGTGGAGGAGAAAGGTATAACCCAACCGCAGCGCAGTAAGGAATCCGCCCACGACTACCGCTATTTCCCCGAGCCTGATCTTCCCCCTTTGATATTGAGCCCAGCCTGGGTAGAGGAGACCAAGTCGAGTCTGCCTGAACTTCCAGAGTCGAGGCGAGATCGGTTTATGTCCCAGTATGGCTTGCCCCTTTATGACGCCAATATCCTTACCAACTCTAAGGCCCTGGCCGATTATTTCGAAACCTGTCTGAGATTGTCTCAAGATACACCCTTGGAAAAGAGGGCCAAGAGCGTGAGCAACTGGCTTTTGGGCGACTTTGCCCACTGGCTCAACTCAGCCGATATCGAGATCCACCAATCCAAGGTTGCCCCCGGCCATCTAGCAGAATTGCTCGACATGACCGACCGGAGCATTATTGGCGGACCCGCTGCCAAGAAGGTCTTCGAAGAGATGTTCCGTACTGGCAAAGAACCTAAGGAGATTGCGACCCGGCTAGGGCTGGGGCAAATCAGTGACACCTCAGCAGTGGAACAGGTAGTAAGGGAGATAATTGCAGCAAACACCCAGGCAGTGGTAGACTTCAAGGCGGGTAAGGAGCAGGCCCTGACTTTCTTAGTGGGTCAGGCCATGAGAGCAACCAGGGGTCGGGCAAATCCCAAGCTGGTGAGTGAGATACTGCAAAAGGAGCTTGAAGGAGTCTAG
- the ubiE gene encoding bifunctional demethylmenaquinone methyltransferase/2-methoxy-6-polyprenyl-1,4-benzoquinol methylase UbiE, whose amino-acid sequence MTARPAYIHRMFSAIADRYDLLNTLLSFSRDKYWRRFTVSSLGLKGDEVILDVATGTGKLAQELVKGVGAKGKVVGIDFCKRMLYIAKNKSPNTELALATSESLPFPDNTFDCATIAFALRNVPDVEKTLRETTRVVKRGGKVICLEFSRPRHRLFRKIHQLYLFRILPLIGWVLSRDREAYIYLPRSIAEFYEPSELKRIMDHAGLKDTHFHPLTWGVVTIHAGIKS is encoded by the coding sequence ATGACAGCCAGGCCAGCATACATTCATAGAATGTTTTCAGCCATAGCCGACAGGTATGACCTTCTTAATACCTTGCTCAGTTTTAGCCGGGATAAATACTGGCGCAGATTTACTGTGTCCAGCCTCGGGTTAAAAGGGGATGAGGTTATCCTCGATGTAGCCACTGGAACAGGAAAGCTGGCCCAGGAACTGGTCAAAGGGGTTGGAGCAAAAGGCAAAGTTGTCGGGATCGATTTCTGTAAAAGGATGCTTTATATAGCCAAAAACAAGAGCCCAAACACAGAGCTTGCACTTGCAACCTCAGAGAGCCTTCCCTTCCCAGACAACACTTTCGATTGCGCCACCATCGCCTTTGCCCTTCGAAACGTCCCTGATGTTGAAAAGACACTGCGGGAAACAACCAGAGTAGTTAAGAGGGGGGGAAAGGTAATCTGCCTCGAGTTTTCCCGGCCCCGGCATCGGCTCTTCCGAAAGATCCATCAGCTTTATCTCTTCCGCATCCTGCCACTCATTGGCTGGGTCTTATCCAGAGACAGGGAGGCTTATATCTATCTTCCTCGTTCTATTGCGGAGTTCTACGAGCCAAGTGAATTAAAGCGAATCATGGATCATGCTGGCCTAAAGGACACCCACTTCCATCCTTTAACCTGGGGCGTTGTTACCATACACGCTGGAATAAAAAGCTAG
- a CDS encoding GreA/GreB family elongation factor, producing the protein MEKQGFTLEAVALAFLTSLPPEERKEKQQEVNRFALWYGKERLISQITPVVIANYAESVAASTGDATKKLEPVRSLLTYAKKEKLIKTSLAPHLRTKQTSSKTPIPTKPKQQIALTAEDYALLKSQLSSLAEERVHVAEEMRIAAADKDFRENAPLHAAREHRDHIEARMKEIQTAITTGVLVEAEKPMETPTVTVRLRTKVVLRDIASGKELTYTLVTKNEANPANGKISIISPIGKALLNQPQGAVVKVTAPAGELHYQIQRIE; encoded by the coding sequence ATGGAGAAACAAGGCTTTACCTTGGAAGCGGTGGCCCTGGCCTTTCTTACTTCACTGCCACCAGAAGAAAGAAAGGAAAAGCAGCAAGAAGTAAATAGATTTGCCCTCTGGTATGGCAAGGAACGCCTCATCAGTCAAATCACCCCCGTGGTAATAGCCAACTACGCTGAGTCGGTAGCCGCATCGACTGGTGATGCTACCAAGAAGCTTGAGCCGGTGAGATCCCTGCTAACCTATGCCAAGAAGGAGAAGCTCATCAAGACCAGCTTGGCTCCACACCTCAGGACAAAACAGACCTCGTCCAAGACTCCCATACCCACCAAGCCAAAGCAGCAGATCGCTCTGACAGCCGAGGACTATGCCCTGTTGAAGTCACAACTTTCTTCCCTGGCGGAAGAGCGTGTACACGTCGCAGAGGAGATGCGCATAGCCGCCGCCGACAAGGATTTCCGCGAAAATGCCCCGCTGCACGCAGCTAGAGAGCACCGCGATCACATAGAAGCCCGAATGAAAGAAATACAGACTGCCATCACCACTGGAGTATTAGTCGAGGCAGAGAAACCAATGGAAACCCCTACTGTTACCGTGAGGCTGAGAACCAAGGTCGTTCTACGCGATATCGCTTCCGGGAAAGAGCTGACCTATACCCTGGTCACTAAGAACGAGGCTAACCCGGCAAATGGCAAGATATCGATCATCTCCCCCATAGGCAAAGCGCTCTTGAACCAACCCCAGGGCGCCGTGGTGAAAGTAACCGCCCCAGCAGGTGAACTGCACTACCAGATCCAGCGAATCGAATAG
- a CDS encoding metallophosphoesterase family protein yields the protein MRYAILADIHSNLAAFQAVLEDLKKRGGAEEIWCLGDVVGYGPDPHECIQLLRQHRHLCVAGNHDWAAIGNIDTSSFNPEAAAACHWTAERLTREDIVYLHSLPLTLCQGDFTLVHGSPRDPVWEYLLSTESALDNFAYFDTRFCFIGHSHAPLVFELDQDNLCQNYHMPSELPLKQGRNRLVINCGGVGQPRDGNPRASYAILDIEEGLLHHYRVEYDISLTQQKMMDSDLPLSLANRLSVGW from the coding sequence ATGCGCTATGCTATTCTGGCTGACATTCACAGCAACCTGGCAGCTTTCCAGGCCGTACTGGAGGATTTGAAGAAGAGGGGCGGAGCTGAGGAAATATGGTGCCTCGGCGACGTGGTCGGCTACGGTCCTGACCCGCATGAATGTATCCAGCTTCTGCGTCAGCATCGTCACCTTTGCGTTGCCGGCAACCACGACTGGGCGGCAATAGGCAACATAGATACCTCATCCTTCAATCCCGAGGCTGCGGCTGCCTGTCACTGGACTGCTGAGAGGCTGACCCGTGAAGATATCGTTTACCTGCATAGTCTACCCCTAACCCTGTGCCAGGGCGATTTCACCCTCGTCCACGGCAGCCCCAGAGATCCCGTCTGGGAGTACCTCCTCTCTACGGAATCCGCGCTGGACAACTTCGCCTACTTTGATACCAGATTCTGCTTTATAGGCCACTCCCATGCACCGCTGGTTTTCGAGCTTGATCAGGATAACCTCTGCCAGAATTACCACATGCCCAGCGAATTGCCGCTGAAACAGGGAAGAAACCGCCTCGTCATCAATTGCGGTGGAGTAGGACAGCCAAGAGATGGTAACCCCAGGGCCAGCTACGCCATCCTTGACATTGAAGAAGGGCTACTCCATCACTACCGCGTCGAATATGATATCTCGCTCACCCAGCAAAAGATGATGGATTCAGACCTGCCCCTCAGCCTGGCCAACCGTTTGAGTGTGGGGTGGTAA